ATCAATATATGGATGCTGTGCAACTAATACTGTAATACATGGTGCCAATTACACAACCAACATCAATATTACAAAAACTTTCTTCAATTCATTTCTCACTGTTTGTTTTATTCAGTTTCTCACTGTTTGTTTCAGCCCTATGTTAATCTTTTCTTATTAGATAAAGACCAACGTCTTttagattaagaaaaaaaacaatttaatggaattcatgaaaattcaattttaaatatttttaatgtttaacaagaaaaaaatgttggatAATAATCAATCAAAACACACTCACGGTCCATCCATTATTCAGGCAACTTCCATGCATTATGCATCATGCATCATGCATGTCAGGATGTCACTAATTAGTATCATTGTATCAACTCATTTAATTTAGTAGTTAACTCTCAAATAAAAGTCCCTAGTTTATTTAACAGTGGAACTACCTATCCCAAAAGACAGTAGCTAACAAGAAGTTAGTTTAAATCAGAGGTGAATATAAATGCACACCTGTAACTGTAACTAATTTGCATATGGAACGTAATTGAAAGGAAGAACAGGATCATCAGCCAAGTGAAGGGCTACAAGCCCCCAAACTCCAACAGTTACAACAAAGAACAGAAAAGTAACATCTTATGACTGTCACATGGATTTACAGTtcattaaaaatagaaacttttaaaccataaaagaaaaatctaacCAGTAACATGGCGGTGGAAGAATGGATCTCAATACTATGCCATCCAGTTATAGGAGTCGAACGCAGTGTGATAGATGGGGAAATCTGGAAATCGGAAAGAGATTATTACACCACTATTATTAGAAATTCAAGCCTATGGATATATGACACATTATAGACATGGCATATTAGAAGCATATTGAGGTAGCAGGGCCATGGAAGCCACTAGGTGAGTGAGGCAACCACCTTAGGCCCCACtttagttcttaatttctttaaaaaatgataattttttaatttaaattataaactttATTATAGTATGTGAAATTATTTCTTAGTAAGTCTATGCAagttaaaaatatgtatatacaaagatatttttgtaaatcatTTAAGTTTATTGCTCATTTACAAAGATAGAGAAAACTATTTACATTTAATATACAGTGATTGAATAAATTACCATAAAGTTTGGTGTAAGAATAGATTACCATAAAGTGAAATGTTGAAATTGTTTTATTGTAAATGCATTTCAATAagttagaaataaaatgaaactcGACGAATAATATCAAAGTAAGACTCAACTCACTCAAGTATAAAATTTGCCTCAGGCCTAGAAAGTTTTAGACACGGCCCTGTGAGctagaaataatttaattttgtatcaCAAAACAATATGCTTAAAGAATCTGGGACTGGACAGTGAATCATGAGATACATAACTCTTCCATAATACATATCAAAATGAATGGAACCCCTGCGTGCTGCACAAATGgagcaaaatcagaatcaactCCACTGAGCCTTTGAATCTGCGCAATCAAACAAAAGTGGCTACCAAATAGAACAACAAAATTGAAACCCACTTTGGAAAAAGCATGGCAAAAACACATTATCATAATACGGCTATAAAATTTAAGTTGCTCCATTTAAAAGTCAGATATCATAtcctacaaataaaataaatctgttatagggaaacaaaagaatgccAATCACCTATAAATTCAGTTTCAGCTTTACACACTAGGGTTGCCAAAACTCAAGCACCTTGAGAAACCCCAATTATAAGCTATTCATTATCAAACTAATTTTAGCTATATGCCAGCTCAAAACCCAAGACAAGTTTGATCAGTAACGGACAAATAATGAATAACTGTAGGATCTGGTGCATTAAAGCAACAAAGATAATCAAGAGATCATGGTTCTCTGGAACATCATAACAATTGTATCAGACGAAACATATATGAGATGTGAGCAAACAAACACTTGGCAAGTAGTGACAAAAGCATTACATTATTGCCTCCGCCAGCAGCCACCCAATTCTCATGATACACCCTCAGAGTCAGGATCCTTGACCTGAAATTAAAGCAAAAGCTGATTGATATTCAGAATTACTGAATTACTATGAGTAAgcataatatatatttgttaagaATTACCCACATGTATGTTTGCACATGtatttataaatgataataaattcaactaaatacattttttgtGACCTCAAGAATAAGACTGTCTAGCTGAGGAGTTGAACCAACAAAGCAACCAAGACCTTGCATAGCACAGTCCACATTAAGGTATGCTACAGCTTTGGAACGAAGATTATTAAGGTTTTGTTGAACCCACTCAGTGGATCCTATCTACATAAACAGATAAACTTGATTTCGAGAGAATATTGCAGGAAATGACACCATTATTGAAATAAAGCAAACTCATTTGATTTGATAGTGAGCATATCTGAATGTTGAAGAAGGCAACTGACAACACATTGAAGAAAACAGGTAACAAAATTGCAATCCGTAtcaagaagaaattcaagagaAAGACAGCGACATTTAATTTAggcaaattaaacaaataatagtAGAGTTTCACCCCAAATGTCCAAAATTATTTGTAGCTAGCTTATCAACAACCACTGACACCACATCATCATGAAAGTGGTTACAGCAGACATtaacatgaatttaaaattttaaaaaccaaaaaaactgGTCATTTTCCATATTATTCACAGAACCACAATGCATATCAGTTGTGAAGAAGGAACTACTACCTACCATCCCAAATTCCTCAGCATCCCAACTGCAGAGAATTATAGTTCTGCTTGGCTTCCACCCCGAGCCCAATAGAGCAGAAAATCAACGAGCAACATCAAGTAGTGCAGCTGTTCCAATGCTAGGATCAACAGCACCATTCGTCCATGCATCTCTATGGTTCCCAAGAAGAACATATCAATCAGGTTCTTTCGACCCCTTTATGACAGCTAAAACATTTTGAATTGTGGCCATCTTTTCACCCTAAAAAATAGAAACCAAAAGCCAACAGAAACATACACACAAAACAATATCAAGCTTCAGCTTAAGTGTTCCCATTCCTCCTTTTCAACTCCCCACCTCATTTCTATCAAATCATGTGCCATCTTACTGAGGTGTTATCTTATCCACTAACGGAATGGAGCTGAGTCGAGTGGCTGGCAGAATTATGGCATTTTTAGGTGTGATCTATTAATCCTTTGCCATTAGTCCTTGATATGATGAACATGTACGATACTGAAACAGTTTCAGAAAAAGACTCGATGGCATTGTGCGAGGCAAAGCTAGGTACATAAGATTCAGTAAAGATTACTGCAAGTGACATGCTTTTCAATGTGTCCCAGCTGAGTGGCTGACCTTCACAGCCGAACACACaggacaaaacaaaaacaacatgGTGGCTATAAACGTTAAAGAATTTTCTATTGCTGTTAACTTGTCAGTTTCGAGTCAAGTTGAGTGATTTTGCTCATCTGCATCAGCTTAAACAGTTTCTTAGCCCATGTTGAGTATGTTAGCCAACAACACCAAATCATGCAGCTCAATTCACAAGTTTATCTGCTTGATCATGTTCACTTTAAATTGTAAGTCAATTAAGGTTCTGtggaactgaaaaaaaaaaaaaaaagagcatgacTCATTCAAGCACACTGAATCATACAATTAAACAAAATccattaaaacttaaaaaaaaggcTAAAATGAATAAAGGATAACGAGTTACAAGGACTAAAAGACCCTATTAAACCATATACCAAAATCAAACTTGAGCGAAGGGAATATAGAGGAAAATGGGATTATCATTCATTTTCTATCCCATTACCATGTGTGACTTAAAGTTTATGGAATATTCAGTTTTGGTCAAGGAATGATACATCCAATCCATGAATTCAGCTGAAAAAGCACATTTGACCATTGgcaaataacaaacaaaagtgTCAGCTCAACTACAGCCAttcaaaaaaacattaataaagaCAAAGCTAACTGAGCTAGTCTAACATCCTGGAATCTGAAATGTTGGATGAAAAGGTAATTAGAGGCTTTCATCTTGTGGCGGCTCTAGCACTCATTGATGAATGGTAATTGGTGCTTCTGTGCTTCCTGTAAGATGTATATACATCATCATACTGACTCACCTCATTGGGATTAGCTGTGGCCCCAAGCCCCAATCTTCCCGAGCCACTGGATCCTGGTTTCCGTTCTACACTTCCATCAGCATAGGTTCCCGTCTCTGGATCAACCTGCAAGGTTGGGGGTGGAGGTATACAAGCACCTCCCTTTCGTATTGGAGGCTCCCTCTCATATTCTCTATCAtattcatcatcttcatctcttGAATCGGAATTCATAGGGCCCTCAGAAGGATTTACCTCtccaatttctttaaaaaattttgaCACTCTTTGAAGAATTTCTGATGGCGGTACAGTCGATGGTGGTATTATAGTTGGAATATCCAAAGGGCTCAAAGGAGAATATGGGACTCCGCTACCAATCTGCATCTTTCTAACCATTCCAGGAATGAGGCCAGGTGGGAATAATGGATATGGTGGCAACTGTTCAGGGGTGTCAGATGAAGGAAGGGGCAATAAATGAGCACCAGGAGCTTGGTTAGCTGGTTGAACAGAAGATGGTATAGCCATGGACCCAGGAAAGGCACCAGGAGAAGCAGAACTTGGAAGAAACTGCTGAGCTACTAGGGGAATTGATAGTGACTGTGCTGAAGCTGCAAGTTTATCAGGACGATCTTGATCCAAGGAACTTAAACCAGCGCCTAACCTATCAGTTTGCCACTGCTGGGCAACATAGTTAGGTGTCTGCAGTATTCCTGCAACAGGGAAGGgagaagaaattataaataatttactaaATCACATAATATAGACCTGAATTGCAaacttcagttttttttttttttttgtaaacttcAGAGTAATaatttcaagaaaacaaaactAAGTTGTTTCAAGTTCAGTGGTGACCGGTGTGGATGACTATGAAATCAGAAATTAATGCCTAGTCATTTATTACAAAACTTCATGAAAAAAACATGCAAGAAAACACCAAATTAGCTTACAGTGTTCTAATGGATAAATTTACAACAGATGACACCACAAAATTACTTGAGTCAACCCCTTCCCTCtccttaaagaaagaaaaaagaacttgAGTATTCCTTAAAGCAAGATGGACATTATCCAGCTATCATGAGAGAAGAAATTGACTGACAGACTTTATCAAGCCATAAAACATTCTGGCTAAAAAAGAGAAGCTTACCTGAACCTGACTCTGCTGAAGCAGAAGATAAATCCTTTGAAACCCCGGGAAAAGGAGTTGATTGTGGCCCACCAATCATCTCACCCTTCAGTAAAGATATAGTCTCTTGATCGTATACCTTTTTAGAAGACCAGAATTCCACCATTTGCTGCATTCTTTTCCTGTATTCCTCATTGCTTTGTGGATTATGATAAATTCTTGCAAGCATGGAGCCTAAAACAGGTTTAAAGGCAAGAGCTTCATTGTCAAGGTCACTATTGCTTGTCCTTCGATTTAAGCTGTGATGTAGTGATACAAAAGTCAAAGATAATGAAAAGCAGAATCATCCACTCTAGCATCAATGTCAAGAAAATTATCAAACCAGGACCAAAATAACCAAGAGGGCAAAGATCTTGCAAAAAAGTacaacaaaaggaaaaatatgctctatttttatataattatagtaCAACCATAGGGCCAGAAACAGTTAACAGTTAATAAAACTCCCAAATAAAATCCAGCCTGCACCTTCCGTGAAAAGTGCTTTGATAATTGATAGGATGACTATGTATTGCTTTGCTATTTTCATGAGATTTCAGCATAATTTCCAAGAGATTTGGGAAGAAAATAGAAGGTTTTAGGGGGAAAATGAAATACATGAGAAGGGGTAGTGTTTGGTAACTGTGGTAAGTCCTataaaacatgatttttattGCATTCCTAGAGCCGTGAAAATAATCCCCCAATCAGGCAAAAACTGCAAATGGAGAAAAACCTACACTAATAACCAAGCTTATTTGGACATGACAACAGGGAGGGAAAATACAGTGTATGCGTGATCCATACTTTGCAAATTAATCAAAGAATGTTTCTGAAAtttgggagggggggggggttggggGGGGTTGAAGAAAAACCAAGCTCAACGCTGAAATAATATCGTATGATACCTGTCAAAAAGTATGTCATTGGCGAGGTATATTATGTGTAACTGTCTCTCAACTTCATCCAATGCAAAGACTCTATCTCTAAGAGCCTCTGCTAGGGCTGGTGCAAATGGAGATCTCTGCATGAACCAAAGTTTTGCACCTTTGATGGATTCTTTTGTACCATTCAGATTGTTAAGGACATTACTGAGCTCCATTGCAACATCAGATGGAAGTGGCCCAGAGatccctttgaaagacttggATGACGGATCATACTCAGGCCGACCAGGAAGTCCAAAAGACTGAGGATGTTGATGGTGGTGTTGTTGATCATAGAACTGTTGGAAAGGAGGTGGACCTAGCATCGAAGGTGAAGAACCAATTCCTGCAGGGTTCATCGGAGAAACATTTACAGGAGACAgattcatcattggatttggaGGAAGCATCATGGGCATGGAAGATGATGGAAAAGACGGGTTGAATGGACCACCCGGGGGACGAGTTGATAACCAAAGCTTATAACGGTAGTAACCATGACCTTCCCCACCAAAGAGGAAGCTATAGGAAGGATTATCCCGTTGTTTTTCACATATCATAGCTTCAAAGTCAGGGCCATTTTTCACTGCATACTCAACAAGCTTGTCAATTCTCTTGTGCAGCTCGGGATCAGAAGGGGGAGCAACCGGGGGCGGAGCAGGAGCAGAATCATAAAACGGAGATGGAACAAGAGGAGGAGGATAATGCGAAGGGTATGCAGGTGGTCCTtggtgctgctgctgctgctgctgaagTAGAAGATGAGGCGGGGGAGGGGCATGAGGGTGTAATTGTGGAAGTggctgttgctgctgctgcagGGCAGGATGATAAGGGAATTGTTGCATAGGGGGGTGTGCAGGACCAGGACCTGGGGGGATAAAAGGAGAACCGTGCATTGACGAAGGAAACTGCTGATGCTGGGGATGAAATCCAAACTGCTGCTGTTGTTGCATATTAGCAGCTTGTCGTTGTTGCTGAGCATATGCCATAGCAGATGCAGTTGCATAATCATGACCCTGGCGCTCCATAACCTCAACAGCACTTCAGAAGTAGTATTATCTTAATTAATGTACCTACAaccaaagaaaattttaaaatcccttcaattttgttatatatatatagttggtTGCCATTGATCCATAACCTGACATATTCGTAATAACTGAACCCAAAAATACTGCAACAGTAGACAAATTTCTAAACAAACATTTCTAGAAAACAGAATTGGCTCGATGGAATTCCTCTTAAAAAGTTCAGTTGAAGTTTGTTCATAGCATTGAGGCAAGgtaatgcaataaaaattaataagaaaataaaaaattattataatcataaaaatgCGACCCAAATCAAGAACAAAAGATCAACACATACACCACAAATTCCGCCATGAAATCATAAATATCCAAACTcgaattaaaagaaaacaagtattgacGAAATTTCAAATGACG
Above is a window of Glycine soja cultivar W05 chromosome 12, ASM419377v2, whole genome shotgun sequence DNA encoding:
- the LOC114379112 gene encoding calcium homeostasis endoplasmic reticulum protein-like, translating into MERQGHDYATASAMAYAQQQRQAANMQQQQQFGFHPQHQQFPSSMHGSPFIPPGPGPAHPPMQQFPYHPALQQQQQPLPQLHPHAPPPPHLLLQQQQQQHQGPPAYPSHYPPPLVPSPFYDSAPAPPPVAPPSDPELHKRIDKLVEYAVKNGPDFEAMICEKQRDNPSYSFLFGGEGHGYYRYKLWLSTRPPGGPFNPSFPSSSMPMMLPPNPMMNLSPVNVSPMNPAGIGSSPSMLGPPPFQQFYDQQHHHQHPQSFGLPGRPEYDPSSKSFKGISGPLPSDVAMELSNVLNNLNGTKESIKGAKLWFMQRSPFAPALAEALRDRVFALDEVERQLHIIYLANDILFDSLNRRTSNSDLDNEALAFKPVLGSMLARIYHNPQSNEEYRKRMQQMVEFWSSKKVYDQETISLLKGEMIGGPQSTPFPGVSKDLSSASAESGSGILQTPNYVAQQWQTDRLGAGLSSLDQDRPDKLAASAQSLSIPLVAQQFLPSSASPGAFPGSMAIPSSVQPANQAPGAHLLPLPSSDTPEQLPPYPLFPPGLIPGMVRKMQIGSGVPYSPLSPLDIPTIIPPSTVPPSEILQRVSKFFKEIGEVNPSEGPMNSDSRDEDDEYDREYEREPPIRKGGACIPPPPTLQVDPETGTYADGSVERKPGSSGSGRLGLGATANPNEVSQYDDVYTSYRKHRSTNYHSSMSARAATR